A single Vulpes lagopus strain Blue_001 chromosome 3, ASM1834538v1, whole genome shotgun sequence DNA region contains:
- the LOC121486385 gene encoding pepsin B-like — protein sequence MKILVLVLVCLHLSEGVERIILKKGKSIRQVMEERGVLETFLRNHPKVDPAAKYLFNNDAVAYEPFTNYLNSYYFGEISIGTPPQNFLVLFDTGSSNLWVPSTYCQSQACSNHNTFNPSSSSTYRNNGQTYTLYYGSGSLTVLLGYDTVTVQNIVINNQEFGLSEIEPSNPFYYANFDGILGMAYPNLAVGDSPTVMQSMVQQGQLTQPIFSFYFSRQPTYEYGGELILGGVDTQFYSGEIVWAPVTREMYWQVAIDEFLVNNQATGLCSQGCQAIVDTGTYVLAVPQQFMGSFLQETGAQEAQNGDFVVNCNSIQSMPTITFVISGSPLPLPPSAYVFNNNGYCTLGIEATYLPSPTGQPLWTLGDVFLKEYYTIYDLANNKMGFAPSA from the exons ATGAAGATCCTGGTCTTGGTTTTGGTTTGCCTACACCTCTCAGAGGGTGTGGAAAG AATTATCCTGAAGAAAGGCAAGTCTATCCGCCAGGTGATGGAAGAGCGGGGTGTCCTCGAGACATTTCTGAGGAACCACCCAAAGGTTGACCCAGCTGCCAAGTATCTTTTCAATAATGATGCTGTTGCTTATGAGCCCTTCACCAACTACCTGAAT TCCTATTACTTTGGAGAGATCAGCATTGGGACACCACCACAAAATTTCCTGGTCCTCTTTGATACGGGCTCCTCCAACCTGTGGGTGCCCTCCACCTACTGCCAGAGCCAGGCCTGCT CCAATCACAACACATTCAACCCCAGCAGTTCCTCTACCTACAGAAACAATGGACAAACCTATACACTATATTATGGAAGTGGCAGCCTGACTGTGCTCCTGGGATATGACACTGTGACT GTTCAGAATATCGTCATCAATAACCAGGAATTTGGTCTGAGTGAGATTGAACCTAGCAACCCCTTCTACTATGCAAACTTTGATGGTATCCTGGGAATGGCCTACCCCAACCTGGCCGTTGGGGATAGCCCCACAGTCATGCAGAGCATGGTGCAGCAGGGCCAGCTCACTCAGCCCATCTTCAGCTTCTACTTCTCTCG CCAACCAACCTATGAGTATGGTGGAGAGCTCATCCTGGGAGGTGTGGACACACAGTTTTATTCTGGTGAGATCGTCTGGGCTCCAGTCACTCGGGAAATGTACTGGCAGGTTGCCATCGATGA GTTCCTCGTCAATAATCAGGCCACTGGTTTGTGCTCCCAGGGCTGCCAGGCCATTGTGGATACAGGGACTTATGTGCTAGCTGTTCCCCAGCAGTTCATGGGCTCCTTCCTGCAAGAAACTGGAGCCCAGGAGGCTCAGAATGGTGAT ttTGTGGTCAACTGCAACTCCATACAGAGCATGCCCACCATCACCTTTGTCATCAGCGGGTCACCTttacctctgcctccctctgcttatgtcttcaAC aACAATGGCTACTGCACACTTGGGATTGAGGCCACTTacctgccctcccccactggGCAACCCCTGTGGACTCTGGGAGATGTCTTCCTCAAGGAATATTATACTATCTATGACCTTGCCAACAACAAGATGGGCTTTGCCCCCTCTGCCTAG